The following nucleotide sequence is from Alistipes sp. ZOR0009.
TTTTTTTGCAAGAATTTAAACAATAGACGACCGAGCACCACAAAGGTTACAAGTCACATCCTTTCTTTTAATAAATAATAGCCGTTCAGAAAGGGTGTAAAAAAAGAGGCTGCTTTAAAAGGCAGCCTCTTTACTATATTTTAGATCTTAAATTAAAATCGAGCAATAGCGTCTTCAATTTCGAGTGTTAGCACGTCGCGCAGCTGAAGGCCCATTGCCTCAACCTGCTTAGGCACTATGCTAGCGGGGCTCATCCCTGGAATGGTGTTAATCTCGATAAAGTAGAGCTTATCGTTGCTGTAGATGTAGTCTACACGCACAATACCGCGACAGCCAAGCACGTCGTAGATGTGCGAAGAAAGTTCCTGAACACGCTCGGTAACCTCCTCAGAGATGCGGGCAGGAGTGATTTCCTCCGACATGCCTGAGGTGTACTTTGCCTCATAGTCAAAAAACTCCTTCTTAGGAACAATCTCTGTAACCGGAAATACAAGCGCCTTGCTTGGCGTCTTAATAAGGCCGTTGCCCAACTCGATACCCGTAATGCACTCCTCGATCAGGATGCTGTCGCCCTCGGTAAAGGCAGTATCGATGGCAGCCTGCAGCTGGTCGGCACCCTTAACCTTAGTAACGCCAAAGCTGCTACCGCTAGCATTGGGCTTAACAAACATAGGTAAACCTAGCTCCTCAACCAGCGCCTGGGTGTCTATTTGCTGTCCCTTACGGAACATATAGCCACGAGCCATATCCACGCCCTCATCCTCGAGGTACTTTTTGGTGGCATACTTATCGAAGGTAAGCGCCGAGGTAAAGGTGCGGCATCCTGTATATGGAAGGCGAATTAGGTCGAAATAGGCTGGGAGAATACCATTCTCACCAGGGGTTCCATGAATAACCATCAGCGCACAATCGAAGGTAACCTTCTGCCCGTTTTGCTGAAACGAGAAATCATTCTTATCGATGCTGATATCCTGAACTCCATCCTGCTTTACAGTCCACTCGGCACCCTTTATGAATATGGTGTAAGGGTTGTACAAGCTGCGGTCGATAACATCGGCCAGCTGTTGGGCGCTCTTAAAGGAGATAACGGCCTCCGAAGAGTCGCCTCCCGCTAAAATGGCAATGTTTTTTTTACTCATATCGGTTGATATTATTCCAATTCAGTTTTTTTATTGAGTACAGAGTATTGGGTACTGAGTACAGAGTAATGAGTAATGGGTATTGAGTATTGAGTAATGAGTAGAAGTGTCTCACATTCATATCTCATATCACACATCTCATATCTCAAATCGCATATCTCACATCTCATA
It contains:
- a CDS encoding D-alanine--D-alanine ligase, which encodes MSKKNIAILAGGDSSEAVISFKSAQQLADVIDRSLYNPYTIFIKGAEWTVKQDGVQDISIDKNDFSFQQNGQKVTFDCALMVIHGTPGENGILPAYFDLIRLPYTGCRTFTSALTFDKYATKKYLEDEGVDMARGYMFRKGQQIDTQALVEELGLPMFVKPNASGSSFGVTKVKGADQLQAAIDTAFTEGDSILIEECITGIELGNGLIKTPSKALVFPVTEIVPKKEFFDYEAKYTSGMSEEITPARISEEVTERVQELSSHIYDVLGCRGIVRVDYIYSNDKLYFIEINTIPGMSPASIVPKQVEAMGLQLRDVLTLEIEDAIARF